From Paraflavitalea devenefica, the proteins below share one genomic window:
- a CDS encoding IPT/TIG domain-containing protein: MNAKPANEPKRGLPVTRLLFFLLLLYACTDKNTIDTGTPHDPSKPVTVNRIAPDSGGVNTQMIIYGSNFGNDTSLIKVYINGHPAHVIGLNGTALYILVPSKAGTGEVKVVVGTGASAKEATAPGIFKYIFLPSVSTLAGFTDKDGKTAIVDGPIEKAQFEEPYWLCFDEQKNIYLLEEHRALRFINAAKTEVSTKWRTGNGLDRPRTLAFNPTWDTLYITNDQGSWTGLSTAVATKADNFTRWNSLIYSLQTNGGATQPQTGDYFYNSYSNGAIFKWDRAAKVAKELFRIGDVSWEFNIQFAPSGDFAYIVVVNQHYILKSSFNRQTGELETPVHFVGGRRSAGHNDGVGTDARFDQPHQGAFDENDNFYVCDIFNHCIRKITPEGVVSTFAGRPRSYGYADGALRDAQFDRPMGIIYDRETGTFYVADQKNRRIRIISTE; encoded by the coding sequence CCAAAACGGGGTCTGCCGGTGACCCGTCTGCTTTTTTTTCTATTGCTATTGTACGCCTGCACCGACAAGAACACCATTGATACAGGGACGCCTCATGATCCTTCAAAACCGGTAACCGTCAACCGCATTGCGCCGGATAGTGGTGGTGTTAATACCCAAATGATTATATATGGCTCTAATTTCGGGAATGATACTTCCCTGATTAAAGTATATATCAATGGTCATCCAGCCCATGTAATCGGCCTGAATGGTACAGCCCTCTATATTTTAGTGCCCTCGAAAGCCGGTACGGGCGAGGTGAAAGTGGTAGTAGGAACGGGCGCCTCGGCAAAAGAGGCGACCGCCCCTGGTATATTCAAGTATATTTTTCTTCCATCCGTAAGCACGCTGGCCGGTTTTACCGATAAAGACGGAAAAACAGCTATCGTGGACGGCCCGATCGAGAAGGCGCAATTTGAAGAGCCTTACTGGTTGTGCTTTGACGAACAGAAGAATATTTATTTGCTGGAAGAACATAGAGCATTGCGGTTTATTAATGCCGCCAAAACAGAAGTATCCACAAAATGGAGAACAGGTAATGGACTGGACAGGCCCAGGACCCTTGCCTTTAATCCTACCTGGGATACACTCTATATTACCAATGATCAAGGGTCATGGACCGGCTTAAGTACCGCGGTGGCTACCAAGGCGGATAATTTTACCAGGTGGAACTCACTCATCTATAGCCTGCAGACTAATGGCGGCGCCACACAACCTCAAACAGGCGACTATTTCTACAATTCCTATTCTAACGGCGCCATATTTAAATGGGACCGGGCAGCGAAAGTGGCCAAAGAGCTCTTCCGCATAGGAGATGTAAGCTGGGAATTCAATATTCAGTTTGCGCCGAGCGGCGATTTCGCTTATATCGTAGTCGTCAACCAGCATTATATCCTGAAGTCAAGCTTTAACCGGCAAACCGGTGAACTGGAAACCCCGGTACACTTTGTTGGGGGAAGAAGAAGCGCGGGGCATAATGATGGAGTGGGTACTGATGCCCGGTTTGACCAGCCCCACCAGGGGGCTTTTGACGAAAATGACAATTTTTACGTGTGCGATATTTTCAACCATTGTATCCGGAAGATAACGCCTGAAGGTGTGGTGAGTACTTTTGCCGGCCGCCCGAGGAGTTATGGATATGCAGATGGCGCTTTAAGAGACGCCCAGTTCGACCGGCCAATGGGCATTATTTATGACCGGGAAACCGGGACTTTTTATGTAGCTGACCAGAAAAACAGGCGCATCAGAATAATTTCTACAGAATAA
- a CDS encoding SusC/RagA family TonB-linked outer membrane protein, with amino-acid sequence MKRYITLLLLMFGSFMTAHAQDTIRVTGTVSDDTNTPLIGVSVSIKDKVSGGVMTDLKGQYVIKAEPYSTLIFSYVGFANQELKISNKTLLNVRLKRADSSALTQVIVTAAGPQRKVSVVGAITGVNVDEIRIPSANITNGLAGNVAGIIAMQGSGEPGNNQSEFWIRGISTFGANQSALVLVDGFERPFNEINIEDIQSFSVLKDASATAIYGSRGANGVVLITTRKGRAGKVNIDGKMEYGYLTRTRTPRFVDGYTYAQLVNEAKITRNQEPLYTPNELELFKEGLDPDLYPNVNWQDKMLKDGASIYRASINLSGGASIARYFVSASYVNEGGMYKTDQALKDYKTNANMSRWNYRVNYDLDISKSTTLALGVSGFLEKQNFPGLNNLNIWYSLIGQSPVSIPFKYSNGLIPAYGTGNKTNPWVLATQTGFREHWENKTESNVTLNQRLDMLTRGLRFTARLAFDANSLNDINRIKWPEQYNVERRRDRNGKLIMHRVSPESLMTQETSSWGERVYQAEAEFGYSRNFSNTHNVEGLLKSFAREQRQTQNLGTDIRNGLPRRNLSISGRAMYGYMNRYLVEFNFGYTGSENFRSGHQFGFFPAVAVGWNISEEKFIKDKFDWLDLFKIRYSIGEVGNDNFGGLRFAYLSTIESGGGFNFGEPVSPNSYTGLYYTQVSSNALTWEVARKQNLGFDINLLHNTFSLTFDIFQEKRRNIYIQRSQLPAMAGISSQPWANVGEMDNRGVDGNFSINKKIRGINVTVRGNLTYYKNQILERDEQYNSYPYLLQEGYRAEQTRGLIALGLFKDYEDIRNSPRQTFGSYMPGDIKYKDINGDGIINGEDVVPVGAGWRPTVEYGMGMSASWKGLDINVHFQGAGRNSYFLNGPTVYPFVEGGWGNILAEVVEPGSRWVSAELGGGHGTSENVNAKYPRLSYGGNANNYRPSTFWLRDGAYLRFKTLEMGYTLPANLCTRLRLRSLRVYLIGTNLMVWDKVKVWDPEMASSDGTRYPLPKTLTVGMTFKF; translated from the coding sequence ATGAAAAGATATATAACATTACTACTGCTAATGTTCGGCAGTTTTATGACTGCTCATGCCCAGGACACCATACGGGTAACCGGTACAGTAAGCGATGACACCAATACCCCCCTTATTGGTGTAAGTGTTTCCATAAAAGATAAGGTAAGTGGTGGCGTTATGACGGACCTGAAAGGTCAATATGTGATCAAAGCAGAGCCTTATAGCACGTTAATCTTCTCCTATGTTGGTTTTGCTAACCAGGAACTCAAGATCAGTAATAAGACCCTGCTTAATGTAAGGCTGAAACGTGCTGATTCAAGCGCCTTAACACAAGTAATTGTTACGGCTGCAGGTCCACAGCGAAAAGTGTCTGTGGTAGGCGCCATCACCGGAGTCAATGTTGACGAGATACGTATACCCTCCGCCAATATTACCAATGGATTGGCCGGTAATGTGGCGGGCATTATTGCCATGCAGGGATCGGGTGAACCGGGTAATAATCAATCAGAATTCTGGATCCGTGGCATTTCCACCTTTGGGGCTAATCAAAGCGCGCTTGTGCTGGTGGACGGCTTTGAGCGACCTTTTAACGAGATCAATATTGAAGATATACAGTCCTTCTCCGTATTAAAAGATGCATCCGCCACTGCCATTTATGGTTCAAGAGGCGCCAATGGGGTAGTGCTGATCACCACCAGGAAGGGCAGGGCCGGTAAGGTGAATATTGATGGGAAAATGGAGTACGGCTATTTAACCCGTACCCGTACACCCAGGTTTGTGGACGGCTATACCTACGCTCAATTGGTGAATGAAGCGAAGATCACGCGGAACCAGGAACCATTGTATACGCCCAACGAGCTTGAATTGTTTAAGGAGGGGTTAGACCCCGACCTGTACCCGAATGTAAACTGGCAGGACAAAATGCTCAAGGATGGGGCCAGTATATACAGGGCTTCTATTAACCTTTCAGGCGGGGCCTCCATTGCCCGTTATTTTGTTTCGGCCAGCTACGTAAATGAGGGTGGTATGTACAAAACCGATCAGGCACTAAAGGATTACAAAACCAACGCTAATATGTCGAGGTGGAATTACCGGGTGAATTATGACCTTGATATTTCCAAATCAACCACGCTGGCGCTGGGGGTTTCCGGGTTTTTGGAAAAGCAGAACTTTCCTGGTTTAAATAACCTCAATATCTGGTATTCGCTTATTGGCCAGTCGCCGGTATCCATTCCTTTTAAATATTCCAATGGCCTGATACCTGCTTACGGTACCGGTAATAAAACCAATCCCTGGGTACTGGCCACACAAACAGGTTTCCGGGAACATTGGGAAAATAAGACCGAATCGAATGTTACGCTGAACCAACGGCTGGACATGCTGACCCGGGGGCTCCGGTTTACTGCCCGGCTGGCTTTTGATGCCAATAGTTTGAATGATATTAACCGCATTAAATGGCCCGAACAGTATAATGTGGAACGCAGGCGCGACAGGAATGGCAAGCTCATTATGCACAGGGTATCTCCGGAGTCGTTAATGACCCAGGAAACCAGCTCGTGGGGTGAAAGGGTTTACCAGGCCGAAGCTGAATTTGGGTATAGCAGGAACTTTTCGAATACACATAACGTGGAAGGGTTGCTTAAATCTTTTGCGCGGGAACAACGACAAACCCAAAACCTGGGAACTGATATCAGAAATGGTTTACCCCGCCGCAACCTTTCTATTTCGGGCCGGGCCATGTATGGTTATATGAACCGGTATTTGGTAGAGTTTAATTTCGGCTATACCGGGTCGGAAAATTTCAGAAGTGGTCACCAGTTTGGGTTCTTTCCTGCCGTGGCTGTGGGTTGGAATATAAGCGAGGAAAAGTTCATCAAGGACAAGTTTGATTGGCTGGACCTGTTCAAGATCCGCTATTCCATCGGAGAGGTGGGTAATGACAATTTTGGGGGCTTGCGTTTTGCCTATTTAAGCACGATAGAAAGCGGGGGCGGTTTTAATTTCGGAGAGCCGGTAAGCCCCAATAGTTATACCGGCCTGTATTATACCCAGGTATCTTCGAATGCACTTACCTGGGAGGTGGCGAGAAAGCAGAACCTGGGTTTTGACATCAATCTCCTGCACAACACCTTCTCCCTTACATTCGACATCTTCCAGGAAAAACGGCGAAATATTTATATACAAAGAAGCCAGTTACCGGCTATGGCAGGCATTAGCAGCCAACCCTGGGCCAATGTAGGTGAAATGGACAATAGGGGAGTGGATGGTAATTTCAGTATCAATAAAAAGATCAGGGGCATTAATGTCACTGTCAGGGGTAATCTCACTTATTATAAAAACCAGATACTGGAACGTGATGAGCAATACAATAGCTATCCTTACTTGCTGCAAGAGGGTTATCGTGCTGAACAAACCCGGGGACTGATCGCACTGGGCCTGTTCAAGGATTATGAAGACATCCGGAACAGCCCCCGGCAAACTTTCGGCTCCTATATGCCGGGCGATATCAAGTACAAGGATATAAACGGGGATGGGATTATTAACGGCGAAGACGTGGTGCCGGTGGGTGCCGGCTGGAGGCCAACCGTTGAATATGGCATGGGGATGTCTGCCTCCTGGAAAGGGCTCGATATTAATGTTCATTTCCAGGGTGCAGGACGTAATTCTTATTTCTTAAACGGGCCTACCGTTTATCCCTTTGTGGAAGGTGGCTGGGGCAATATCCTGGCCGAAGTAGTAGAGCCGGGCAGCCGGTGGGTATCGGCTGAGTTGGGTGGAGGTCATGGCACTTCCGAAAACGTAAACGCAAAATACCCGCGCCTGAGTTATGGGGGCAATGCGAATAACTATCGTCCTTCTACTTTCTGGTTAAGGGATGGCGCTTACCTGCGTTTTAAAACATTGGAGATGGGCTACACATTACCGGCAAATCTTTGCACCCGGCTGCGCCTTAGAAGCCTGCGGGTGTACCTGATAGGCACTAACCTGATGGTATGGGATAAAGTAAAGGTATGGGACCCTGAAATGGCCAGCAGTGATGGCACCCGTTATCCATTGCCCAAGACACTCACGGTGGGTATGACTTTCAAATTTTAA
- a CDS encoding RagB/SusD family nutrient uptake outer membrane protein — protein MRLPIYRILLIAVVAGSLHSCKKYMNMDHYFKDRMNVDTLFVKKDYAEQWLADVYTHLRGENLDVASKDYAPFNLISDDMFFGDRGDELDGRSYKNYKNGEYTESWTQGSWGSCYQGIRKASIFIYNIDRNREMSKADIAGRKAEARFLRAYYYWLLIRKYGPVPLMPEEGIDYTLPYENLATPRSHYDSCVNFITRELATAAKDLPAGRTNRDMVRPTRGAALAARAKVYLYAASPEFNGNTEMADVVDHEGKPLISQVYNEEKWARAAAAAKDVIDLGVYRLFTAPFNATDQGPAQPKTIVPPHHPQYSDASFPNGWRDIDPFESYRQLFNGALTASGNPELIFSRITELSNVGPEALAKHQTPYSMGGWNAHGITQKQCDAYYMNDGNDIPTSPRVPGFTSNATDYLPLPSDVSLQYANREPRFYASVAYNGSIWYRLSAIEANLRSKQVFYYRGEPDGKQPASPQFHVRTGLGVKKFVNPIDSHDGKVLGSFVVPKYEPAIRYAEVLLIYAEALNELGGSYNVPDYTGAHTHALSRDVLEMSKAMSQVRIRAGLPDFDAGVYGSKETFRKALKRERQIELLGENHRYYDLRRWKDAPVEEATPIMGCNMDMTVAQRDVFHTPVVIPSFPTIFVKKMYLWPISHDELRRNKKLTQNPGWTMPY, from the coding sequence ATGAGACTTCCGATATATCGCATTTTATTGATCGCTGTTGTTGCCGGCTCCCTGCATTCCTGCAAGAAGTATATGAATATGGACCATTATTTCAAAGACAGGATGAATGTTGACACCCTGTTTGTAAAGAAAGATTATGCTGAGCAGTGGCTGGCCGATGTATATACCCACTTGCGGGGAGAAAACCTGGATGTAGCCAGTAAAGACTATGCGCCTTTTAACCTGATATCCGACGATATGTTCTTTGGTGACCGGGGCGATGAACTGGATGGCAGAAGTTATAAGAATTATAAGAACGGAGAATATACGGAAAGCTGGACACAAGGTTCCTGGGGTTCCTGCTACCAGGGCATTCGTAAAGCCTCCATCTTTATTTATAATATTGACCGCAACCGTGAGATGAGCAAAGCAGATATTGCCGGTCGTAAAGCAGAGGCCCGTTTTTTAAGAGCTTATTATTATTGGTTGTTGATCAGAAAGTATGGACCGGTGCCTTTAATGCCGGAAGAGGGCATTGATTATACGTTGCCTTACGAAAACCTGGCCACACCCCGGAGTCATTATGATAGTTGCGTGAATTTTATTACCCGCGAATTGGCTACCGCTGCAAAGGACCTTCCTGCGGGCCGTACCAACCGGGATATGGTGCGGCCGACAAGAGGCGCTGCCTTAGCGGCCCGGGCGAAGGTGTATTTGTACGCAGCCAGTCCTGAGTTCAATGGCAATACAGAAATGGCCGATGTGGTGGACCATGAGGGTAAGCCACTCATATCACAGGTATATAATGAAGAAAAATGGGCCAGGGCCGCGGCTGCTGCAAAAGACGTGATTGATCTGGGCGTATATCGCCTTTTCACGGCTCCCTTCAACGCTACCGATCAGGGACCGGCTCAACCAAAAACAATTGTTCCCCCTCATCATCCCCAGTATTCAGATGCCTCCTTTCCCAATGGCTGGCGGGATATTGATCCCTTTGAATCGTACCGCCAGTTGTTCAACGGAGCGCTTACCGCTTCCGGCAATCCTGAATTAATATTTTCGAGGATCACTGAATTAAGTAATGTTGGCCCCGAAGCTTTGGCAAAACACCAAACGCCGTACTCTATGGGAGGGTGGAATGCGCATGGCATTACACAAAAGCAATGCGATGCCTATTATATGAATGATGGCAATGATATTCCTACCAGCCCGCGTGTTCCGGGCTTTACCTCCAATGCTACCGATTATCTGCCTTTACCGTCAGATGTTTCTTTGCAATACGCGAACCGCGAGCCCCGTTTTTACGCCTCTGTTGCTTACAATGGAAGCATTTGGTACCGGCTGAGTGCAATCGAGGCCAATTTAAGAAGTAAACAGGTTTTTTATTACAGGGGCGAGCCGGATGGCAAGCAGCCTGCTTCTCCACAGTTTCATGTAAGAACAGGATTAGGCGTCAAGAAATTTGTGAACCCTATTGACTCTCACGATGGGAAAGTGTTGGGCTCTTTTGTGGTACCGAAATATGAACCTGCTATCCGGTATGCCGAAGTGCTGCTGATTTATGCAGAGGCCCTGAATGAATTAGGCGGTTCTTACAATGTTCCTGATTATACCGGCGCCCATACACATGCCCTGTCACGGGATGTTTTGGAGATGAGTAAGGCCATGAGCCAGGTCCGTATAAGGGCCGGATTGCCTGACTTTGATGCAGGCGTTTATGGTTCGAAAGAAACCTTCCGAAAAGCCCTTAAAAGAGAAAGACAAATTGAATTGCTGGGAGAGAACCACCGGTATTACGATCTCCGGCGTTGGAAAGATGCGCCTGTTGAGGAAGCCACGCCGATCATGGGTTGTAATATGGACATGACAGTGGCACAGCGCGACGTGTTCCATACACCTGTTGTGATCCCCTCTTTCCCTACCATATTCGTAAAGAAGATGTATTTGTGGCCCATTTCCCATGACGAATTAAGAAGGAACAAAAAATTGACCCAAAACCCAGGCTGGACAATGCCTTATTAA
- a CDS encoding PQQ-dependent sugar dehydrogenase, whose protein sequence is MYKFWNMLTYVSLIAIACNDSKPKLANTSNADTTQAADTTGGKPVETKAPNTNYKPAFAGQTRIRSVKTQTPYEATIVTKDLDKPWGITSLPDGRFLITQKEGTMRIAAADGKLSAPITGIPAVNSRGQGGLLGLTIDPSFDKNRMVYWAFSENVQGGTLTSVAKGKLSADEKKIENAAVIYRATPAYDGDLHYGGRILFDKQGNLMVSTGERSDRETRPQAQWLNSGLGKVIRITTDGKPASGNPFAGNSNARPEIYSYGHRNVQGLAWHPETGDLWEGEFGPRGGDEINLIRPGKNYGWPIITYGIEYGGEEVPGGITQKEGLEQPVYYWDPVVSPSGMTFYNGDAMPEWKNNLFVAALNTPHLVRLVIENNKVTGEERLLEKERERFRDVTVGKDGALYAVTDGGRLYRMGKK, encoded by the coding sequence ATGTACAAGTTTTGGAACATGCTGACTTATGTTTCCCTCATTGCCATAGCCTGCAATGACAGCAAGCCTAAATTGGCCAATACCAGTAATGCTGATACTACCCAGGCAGCAGATACGACCGGCGGTAAGCCAGTAGAAACAAAAGCGCCCAATACTAATTATAAACCGGCTTTTGCGGGGCAAACACGTATCCGTAGTGTAAAGACCCAAACGCCCTATGAAGCCACCATTGTTACGAAGGACCTGGATAAGCCCTGGGGTATTACGTCCTTGCCTGATGGCAGGTTCCTGATCACCCAAAAAGAAGGAACGATGCGGATCGCTGCTGCCGATGGTAAACTGAGTGCTCCCATCACCGGAATACCTGCTGTTAATTCCAGAGGCCAGGGTGGACTGTTGGGACTGACCATTGATCCCTCTTTTGACAAAAACAGGATGGTGTATTGGGCATTTTCTGAGAATGTACAAGGAGGCACATTGACCAGTGTGGCTAAAGGTAAATTATCGGCCGACGAGAAGAAGATCGAAAATGCCGCCGTTATTTATCGCGCCACGCCTGCCTATGATGGTGACCTGCACTATGGCGGCAGGATCTTATTTGACAAACAGGGCAACCTGATGGTGAGTACCGGCGAACGGTCGGATAGGGAAACAAGGCCGCAGGCGCAGTGGCTGAACTCCGGGCTTGGTAAGGTCATTCGTATTACGACTGATGGCAAACCGGCCAGCGGTAATCCTTTTGCCGGCAACAGTAATGCAAGACCTGAGATATACTCTTATGGTCATCGCAATGTACAGGGACTGGCCTGGCATCCGGAAACCGGCGATCTGTGGGAAGGAGAATTTGGTCCACGCGGTGGTGATGAGATCAATCTCATTCGTCCGGGCAAGAATTATGGATGGCCCATTATTACATATGGTATCGAGTATGGCGGGGAGGAAGTGCCTGGTGGTATTACCCAAAAAGAAGGGCTGGAACAACCTGTTTATTATTGGGACCCGGTCGTATCGCCCAGTGGTATGACGTTCTACAATGGGGATGCAATGCCTGAATGGAAAAACAATTTATTTGTTGCTGCTTTAAATACGCCCCACCTGGTGAGGCTGGTCATAGAAAATAATAAGGTAACCGGAGAAGAGCGGTTACTGGAAAAAGAACGTGAGCGGTTCCGTGATGTAACCGTGGGAAAAGATGGCGCCTTGTATGCCGTGACGGATGGAGGAAGGTTGTATAGGATGGGGAAGAAGTGA
- a CDS encoding response regulator transcription factor has translation MKEMGPFLKTAKPVVLLVDDSEDILDYLSRDFNKKYHTYTAKNGYEAMAILQQEFVQLVVSDVMMPKMDGFEFCTAIKSTPALSHIPVILLTAKNTLQSKIEGLKTGADAYIEKPFSLDHLYVQIDNLLENRLQLKECYARSPLVYINRIAYSKEDEVFWRQLTDMILDNLHDTDLDVERIAVLMNMSKATLYRKIKSISDMSPSDIINLTRLKKSADLINAGNCRINELAKEVGYNYPAQFRRNFQKQFKMSPAEYIEKVRLATSANI, from the coding sequence ATGAAGGAAATGGGTCCCTTTCTGAAAACAGCCAAACCTGTGGTTTTACTGGTGGATGACAGTGAAGATATATTGGACTACCTGTCTCGCGATTTTAATAAGAAATACCATACCTATACTGCGAAGAACGGATATGAAGCGATGGCCATTTTACAGCAGGAGTTTGTGCAATTGGTAGTAAGCGATGTGATGATGCCCAAAATGGACGGATTTGAATTTTGTACAGCCATCAAATCAACTCCCGCACTGAGCCATATCCCCGTTATACTGTTAACTGCCAAAAACACTTTGCAATCAAAGATAGAGGGGCTTAAAACAGGCGCCGACGCCTATATCGAAAAGCCTTTTTCATTAGACCATCTGTATGTGCAGATAGATAACTTACTGGAAAACCGCCTGCAATTAAAAGAATGCTATGCCAGGTCGCCACTCGTGTACATCAACCGCATCGCGTATTCAAAAGAGGATGAAGTTTTTTGGAGGCAGTTAACGGATATGATCCTTGACAACCTGCATGATACAGATCTGGATGTGGAAAGGATCGCTGTTTTGATGAATATGAGCAAGGCTACCTTATACCGTAAGATAAAATCCATATCCGACATGTCGCCCAGCGATATTATTAACCTGACAAGATTGAAAAAGTCAGCCGATCTGATCAATGCCGGCAATTGCCGGATCAATGAACTGGCAAAGGAAGTGGGCTACAATTACCCGGCCCAGTTCAGGCGCAACTTTCAGAAACAGTTTAAGATGTCTCCGGCCGAATATATAGAAAAGGTAAGGCTTGCGACCAGCGCTAATATATAA
- a CDS encoding GDSL-type esterase/lipase family protein: MKHLVLAALVSCIVCQFSAAQQSAATANPDYRPGAYAVKSAQFRSYPNSRKDIIFLGNSITAGTDWAELLGNPHCRNRGISGDITYGILARLDEVTEGQPAKVFLLIGINDIQHNTPDSIIIANYRKIVQTIKVASPRTRIHVQTLLPTNNTFTQFKNHYNKDEHIAAVNEGIRKIAAEEQVTCIELNKAFQDAEGKLDKKLTMDGLHLNAEGYKLWAGILKPYL, encoded by the coding sequence ATGAAGCACCTTGTTTTGGCCGCCCTGGTAAGTTGTATAGTATGTCAGTTTTCCGCAGCACAGCAAAGTGCAGCCACCGCCAACCCGGATTACAGGCCCGGCGCTTATGCCGTTAAGAGCGCCCAATTCAGGAGTTATCCCAACTCACGCAAAGACATTATTTTCCTGGGCAATAGTATCACTGCCGGTACCGACTGGGCCGAGCTGTTGGGCAATCCCCATTGCCGCAACCGCGGTATTTCGGGCGATATTACGTATGGCATCCTTGCACGGCTGGATGAAGTAACAGAAGGCCAGCCTGCCAAGGTATTCCTGTTGATCGGCATCAACGATATCCAGCACAATACACCCGACAGTATTATTATTGCCAATTACCGGAAGATCGTACAAACGATCAAGGTAGCCTCGCCCCGCACCAGGATCCATGTACAAACCCTGCTGCCAACGAATAATACTTTTACGCAGTTCAAGAACCATTACAATAAAGACGAACATATTGCTGCGGTGAATGAAGGGATCAGGAAGATCGCTGCAGAAGAGCAAGTAACCTGTATTGAACTGAACAAAGCATTCCAGGACGCAGAAGGGAAACTGGATAAGAAGCTCACGATGGATGGACTGCACCTGAATGCAGAGGGATATAAACTGTGGGCCGGTATCCTGAAGCCTTATTTGTAA
- a CDS encoding ATP-binding protein, with the protein MSDKDFNNLMKLAQKLAQEKPTKEEALRSLVRAGILDENGNFTPPYASLEITPRPR; encoded by the coding sequence ATGAGCGATAAAGATTTTAATAACTTAATGAAGTTGGCGCAGAAATTAGCCCAGGAAAAGCCTACTAAAGAAGAAGCTCTTCGTTCATTGGTACGTGCTGGTATCCTGGATGAAAATGGTAATTTCACTCCCCCTTACGCTTCTCTCGAAATCACCCCTCGTCCTCGTTAA
- a CDS encoding DUF4973 domain-containing protein, protein MKKIHLIILSGLLLGLGCAKEWTRELYVKEVSFAKSGVVSVYAQYKSQGGVVTVKVPVVLSGSTGNKEDIEVTIAIDKDTLENLNFERFRLRQDLYFHELPETYYSFKSMTTTIPAGSSQGYLDLELKLEGLDLIDKYILPVKIVSTSKNNVSKRRWFSKSLMRIIPFNDYSGRYSNAGLIWNRDVSSQPALTIPYRNGWVVDEHTVFFFAGNIDEEAYDRKKYKIIASLNSDSTVTLSAPDASINFVQQKGTYSISKRKDEVQPYLEKTYITMNLEYWYSDITNPAFPINYRFVGPMTLERVRNTQIPDEDQQVRFE, encoded by the coding sequence ATGAAAAAGATCCATTTGATTATATTATCAGGCCTGCTGCTGGGCCTGGGTTGTGCCAAGGAGTGGACAAGGGAATTGTATGTAAAAGAAGTGTCTTTTGCAAAGAGTGGCGTGGTGAGCGTATATGCCCAATACAAAAGCCAGGGTGGCGTAGTAACCGTTAAGGTACCGGTAGTGCTTAGTGGTTCAACCGGCAATAAGGAGGACATCGAGGTTACCATAGCTATAGATAAGGATACGCTCGAAAACCTGAATTTTGAAAGATTCAGGTTGAGGCAGGACCTGTATTTTCATGAGCTGCCCGAAACCTATTATTCCTTTAAATCTATGACTACTACGATCCCTGCGGGATCATCACAGGGGTATTTGGATTTAGAGTTGAAGCTGGAAGGATTGGATTTGATAGACAAGTATATTCTGCCGGTAAAAATAGTTTCCACTTCAAAGAACAATGTTTCAAAGAGAAGATGGTTCAGCAAATCGCTTATGCGAATTATACCGTTCAATGATTATTCGGGTCGGTATTCCAATGCCGGCCTTATCTGGAACCGGGATGTGTCGTCGCAACCCGCTTTGACAATCCCTTACCGGAATGGCTGGGTGGTGGATGAGCATACGGTGTTTTTCTTTGCCGGCAATATTGACGAAGAAGCTTATGACCGGAAGAAGTATAAAATAATCGCCTCCTTAAATTCTGATAGTACCGTCACACTTTCTGCTCCTGATGCTTCTATTAATTTTGTCCAGCAGAAAGGAACTTACTCTATCAGCAAAAGAAAAGATGAGGTACAACCTTACCTGGAAAAAACATATATCACCATGAACCTGGAGTATTGGTACAGCGATATTACCAACCCGGCTTTCCCGATCAACTACCGCTTTGTGGGGCCGATGACGCTTGAAAGGGTCAGGAATACGCAAATTCCGGACGAAGATCAGCAGGTGCGTTTTGAGTAA